A portion of the Macaca mulatta isolate MMU2019108-1 chromosome 2, T2T-MMU8v2.0, whole genome shotgun sequence genome contains these proteins:
- the CSNK2A2IP gene encoding casein kinase II subunit alpha'-interacting protein translates to MVPLAYYGQHFVPLDYFYQLSSANSLTHQRTGEKLNQFNNQPVAKVQSHGNPLAELPLGSKRKVWRCSVLPSPKSQNKISKSFCDRILNSPLSHAKHQNTPSLGLHWRSSLWPAQRALNSHLLHFKAQTTSSSDLKMTSSQDLNQTTLSSQLPFSKPQTTSPSLDVCWRSPSLKSSHQRVSSSSLFHLQNQEIPSINIISTSSSLRPKRKALSSTLLQSKPQKTSSLDCLWTSLLQHNQRSLSSPSLNTKLQTSDLFWTSPSFKPNQMALTSPSLDSRFQKIPILNSNPNVANLPLSHSKARQSASSYFVHPSEILPLFQLNSQPMFMLDCNFQTPSSPVCHSKFQNTTSPNDKHRVTHLPSPHPKTNVSGQLLSSSKHCTRNTAALTLGFRLQSKSTFEISPKTESNKEIPWTLKYSQPCIVKGGTVPDDVVNKIVNSISKTRIQRDLCRQILFRRMRGRPNPHPGPRLSSNYVVCLACASCIKSPCNHFRGKKNPRCATLSVIPTPEANSEGKIEVKLVLVLSLPETFSSCLPFPVKENQPNEAPEDNLEGVEKTPQFFQPSERDIQGLNMKQKWWTVAPENKVIGQQPQAIDWLFYVKKKNSQPQSLLPPSSSSTSSSSTTSSSYSVASASSASSSSSSASSSISPSSPPPSKECITLTLSRRAFPKVRSYHRLPAGVSWLEFICSKDYQLHPRKPSRSQSSSLKTKPVRNNNTVKWRKRANTLFKFFRTK, encoded by the coding sequence ATGGTGCCATTAGCATATTATGGTCAACACTTTGTGCCATTAGACTATTTCTACCAACTGTCCTCAGCCAATTCATTAACACATCAACGTACAGGTGAAAAACTAAATCAATTCAATAACCAACCTGTAGCCAAAGTGCAATCCCATGGCAATCCCCTTGCAGAACTTCCACTGGGCTCCAAGAGGAAGGTCTGGAGATGCTCAGTATTACCATCTCCCAAATCTCAGAACAAAATTTCAAAGAGCTTCtgtgataggattctgaattcacCATTGTCCCATGCCAAGCATCAGAACACACCTTCACTAGGCCTCCACTGGAGAAGTTCATTGTGGCCTGCTCAAAGAGCTCTGAACTCTCATTTGTTGCACTTCAAAGCTCAAACGACATCTTCATCTGACCTCAAAATGACGTCATCACAGGACCTCAATCAAACAACCCTGAGTTCACAATTGCCCTTCTCTAAACCTCAGACAACATCTCCAAGCCTAGATGTTTGCTGGCGATCACCTTCATTGAAGTCTTCTCATCAAAGGGTCTCAAGTTCATCATTATTTCACCTCCAAAATCAAGAAATACCTTCCATAAACATCATTTCGACATCATCTTCCTTAAGACCCAAACGAAAAGCCCTTAGCTCGACATTACTTCAATCCAAACCTCAGAAAACATCCTCATTGGACTGCCTTTGGACatctttattgcagcacaatCAAAGATCTTTGAGTTCACCATCACTCAACACAAAACTTCAAACAAGTGACTTATTTTGGACATCACCTTCTTTCAAACCCAATCAAATGGCTCTTACCTCTCCATCACTTGACTCTAGATTTCAGAAAATACCTATATTGAACTCTAACCCCAACGTTGCAAACTTACCATTGTCCCATTCAAAAGCAAGACAATCAGCATCATCATATTTTGTCCACCCATCTGAGATTTTACCATTGTTTCAGCTCAATTCTCAGCCAATGTTTATGCTTGATTGTAACTTCCAGACTCCCAGTTCACCCGTCTGTCACTCCAAGTTTCAGAATACCACTTCACCAAATGACAAACACAGAGTCACACATCTGCCATCACCCCATCCAAAAACAAATGTCTCAGGTCAATTATTATCAAGCTCCAAACACTGCACCAGGAACACAGCTGCTTTAACATTAGGTTTCAGACTCCAGAGTAAAAGCACCTTTGAGATTTCTCCAAAGACagaatcaaataaagaaattCCATGGACTTTAAAGTATAGTCAGCCCTGCATTGTTAAAGGTGGAACCGTCCCTGATGATGTTGTAAATAAAATCGTCAATTCTATCTCAAAGACCAGAATACAGAGGGATCTCTGTAGGCAGATTTTGTTTCGAAGGATGAGGGGAAGGCCAAATCCTCATCCTGGTCCTCGCCTGTCATCAAATTATGTGGTTTGCTTAGCTTGTGCTTCCTGCATAAAATCTCCATGTAACCAttttagaggaaagaaaaatcctCGTTGTGCAACACTTTCTGTCATACCAACACCTGAGGCCAATTCTGAGGGCAAAATAGAAGTGAAATTAGTTCTTGTCCTTTCTCTACCAGAGACTTTCTCATCTTGTCTCCCATTCCCTGTGAAAGAAAACCAGCCTAATGAAGCCCCTGAAGACAACCTTGAAGGAGTAGAGAAGACACCACAGTTTTTCCAACCATCTGAACGGGATATCCAGGGACTTAATATGAAGCAAAAATGGTGGACGGTAGCCCCTGAAAACAAAGTTATAGGCCAACAGCCCCAGGCTATTGACTGGCTGttttatgtcaaaaaaaaaaattctcagccacaatccctgctcccaccctcctcctcctccacttcctcttcctccaccacctcctcctcctactctgttgcctctgcctcctctgcctcctcctcttcatcttctgccTCCTCTTCCATCTCACCCTCTTCTCCCCCTCCTTCCAAAGAGTGTATCACCCTCACTCTCTCACGCCGTGCATTCCCTAAGGTACGTAGTTACCATCGGTTGCCTGCAGGGGTCTCCTGGCTTGAGTTTATATGTAGTAAAGATTACCAGCTGCATCCCAGAAAACCAAGTCGAAGCCAGTCATCATCTCTCAAAACAAAGCCTGTGAGGAACAACAATACAGTAAAATGGAGAAAGAGAGCAAATACACTGTTCAAATTTTTCCGGACGAAATGA